In the Ranitomeya imitator isolate aRanImi1 chromosome 2, aRanImi1.pri, whole genome shotgun sequence genome, tacacagtccagcagactgtatcacacaggataggattagatacacagctcagcagacagtaacatacaggataggattatatacacagttcagcagactgtatcacacaggataggattagatacacggctcagcagacagtaacacaggataggattagatacacggctcagcagacagtaacacaaaggatagaattagatacacagctcagcagacagtaatatacaggataggattaggtatacAGCtcggtagacagtatcacacaggactgaattagatacacagctcagcagacagtatcaaacaggataggattaaatacataGCTCAGCAACAGGATGTGTCAAACGAGAGGacattttcattccaagaattcctctcattccatctgatttgccttttgattttaaatgcctccagtttccacttcgactggcatttgcaatgtccattaacaaggctcagggacagtcctcgaAAGTAGCAGGGATCGATtttcaatctccatgcttttctcatggtaaactttatgtggcctgttcaagagttggaactgccaaaaatctattcatctttgcaccggaaggaaaaaccaaaaatgttgtttatccaaAACCCTCTTGAATTAGTTGAAAATAAAACACTATCAATACTTAAGTAATAGTCATCGAAGGtatttcactctctgcattcttaggaacagaggcagacgcttgcagcgctgacagccagggttcggtggaggggtgagtatatccatattttttttttattctttattttttacatgaatatggatcccagggtctgaaggagagtctcctctcctccagaccctgggaacatccaggatcgctccctgcacacgccgtataagatgacccccgacttttgggacaatttttaggggttaaaaagtcatcttatacgccggaaaaaacggtatatatatatatatatatatatatatacacacacacagtatatatacacacacaaaacacTGAGAGACAGTGCACAcacacttagctctgctacatctgcacagttacaatacaataataacaataaaagaTGCCTCAAGTGAAAAAAGACAGATATAGTTGTTGCAGCCCACCATAAGTTAATGAATAAAAGCCCAACATAAAACGGTCTCAGAAATTTTTTTAACCAAAATAATCACTTTGCAACAACACCTGAATATACATATTAAACCAGTCTTTATCAGATAATGCAGTTCCTTAAAAAAGTACCATAGTGTAAAAAAATAAGGTGTGCCACAATTGAAAACTAACCATAAGATAAAGGCAACAAAGGTGTCTCAGTACATGCAAATAGGATTATAAATTGCAAATAATTATATCTCCCAGTGGGAATGTAAACAATGTCCACACAAAAAGAGACACCCTAAAAATTGCCTTAGTGCATGTATCTAATGTGGATATGAAACCGCATAAAAAAGGTGCATGAATTGTCTTTACCTGCTGAGGAGCAACATTACCCAGTCTCTCACAGctcttctgaacaagaaaaaggcttctcacctgtgtgagttctctggtgattatcaagacttgatttatctgaccaacatttcccacattctgaacaaaaatATGGCTtcccccctgtgtgagttctctggtgtctaacaagttgTACTTTCcatgcaaaacattttccacattctgaacaagaaaaaggcttctcacctgtgtgaattctatgGTGATTATGAAGAGCTTCTTTACGTACGAAacactttccacattctgaacatgaatatggctcccctgtgtgacttttctGATGGTAAACAAGGCTAGTTTTCTGTccataacattttccacattctgaacatgaaaaaggcttctcacctgtgtgaattctatgGTGATTATGAAGAGCTACTTTACGTACGAAacactttccacattctgaacatgaatatggcttccctGTGTGATTTTTCTGATGTTTAACAAGGCATGTTTTCTGTCcacaacattttccacattctgaacatgaacatggcttccctgtgtgagttttctgatgtttAACAAGGTGTGTTTTCTGTccataacattttccacattctgaacatgaaaaaggcttctcccctgtgtgagtcctcTGATGTACAAAAAGGTGTGATATCTGTCCgtaacatttttcacattctgaacatgaatatggcttctcccctgtgtgagttctcttgtGATTAACAAGATTACatttatgtgcaaaacatttcccacattctaaacacataaaagccttctcccctgtgtgagttttttgatgtGTGTTAAGatttgatttatctgtaaaacatttcccacattctaaacatgaaaattgcTTCTCCCCAGTATGAA is a window encoding:
- the LOC138663800 gene encoding oocyte zinc finger protein XlCOF6-like — translated: MCLECGKCFAHKCNLVNHKRTHTGEKPYSCSECEKCYGQISHLFVHQRTHTGEKPFSCSECGKCYGQKTHLVKHQKTHTGKPCSCSECGKCCGQKTCLVKHQKNHTGKPYSCSECGKCFVRKVALHNHHRIHTGEKPFSCSECGKCYGQKTSLVYHQKSHTGEPYSCSECGKCFVRKEALHNHHRIHTGEKPFSCSECGKCFAWKVQLVRHQRTHTGGKPYFCSECGKCWSDKSSLDNHQRTHTGEKPFSCSEEL